A single window of Apium graveolens cultivar Ventura unplaced genomic scaffold, ASM990537v1 ctg7920, whole genome shotgun sequence DNA harbors:
- the LOC141704487 gene encoding serine/arginine-rich SC35-like splicing factor SCL30A, whose product MRGRSYSPSPPPRGYGRRGRSPSPRGRYNGGGGGGGRSRDLPTSLLVRNLRHDCRAEDLRRPFEQFGNLKDIYLPRDYYSGEPRGFGFVQFVDPADAQEAKYQMDGQVLLGRQLTVVFAEENRKKPTDMRHREHRGGRFSDRRRSPPRYSRSPSPAPRYSGSRSRDYSPPQKRRQYSRSVSHEEKRYSRERSYSRSPAREHSPLPNNGSRIRSRSPARNTSQNPPMVCSPSRGQSPSRSRSRSPDPQHYSRGPARDRSPSQ is encoded by the exons ATGAGGGGACGTAGTTACAGTCCTTCACCGCCCCCAAGGGGATATGGCAGAAGAGGAAGGAGTCCCAGTCCTAGGGGTAGGTACAATGGTGGTGGCGGTGGTGGTGGTCGTAGTAGAGATCTTCCCACCAGTCTTTTAGTCCGCAACCTGAGGCATGACTGTAG GGCTGAAGATCTTCGAAGGCCTTTTGAACAGTTTGGCAATCTCAAGGACATCTATTTGCCAAGGGACTATTATAGTGG GGAACCACGAGGATTTGGTTTTGTGCAATTTGTAGATCCTGCTGATGCTCAAGAAGCTAAATATCAGATGGATGGTCAGGTTCTTCTTGGTCGGCAGCTTACTGTCGTATTTGCTGAGGAGAACAGGAAGAAACCAACTGATATGAGGCACAGGGAACACAG GGGCGGCCGATTTTCCGATAGACGCCGTTCACCTCCTCGTTACTCTCGTTCGCCATCTCCAGCTCCTCGCTATTCGGGATCACGATCTCGTGACTACTCACCACCTCAGAAGAGAAGGCAGTACTCAAG GTCTGTTTCACATGAAGAGAAGAGGTATAGTCGAGAAAGGTCATACTCGAGATCACCTGCAAGGGAGCACTCGCCGCTGCCCAATAATGGATCAAGGATCCGCAGTCGAAGTCCTGCAAGGAACACCAGCCAAAATCCTCCAATGGTCTGTTCCCCATCTAGAGGTCAGAGTCCTAGCCGTAGCCGGAGCAGGAGTCCAGATCCCCAGCACTACTCTAGGGGACCTGCGAGGGATCGGTCACCCAGCCAGTGA
- the LOC141704494 gene encoding uncharacterized protein LOC141704494, with translation MDSSFSAERINLTSILSQTKSIINAHSRHFLALSLISLLPISFLITIYPTLLLQLHSSLFDSHLLNPQTLILISTPNPNYDSPFYHFAPVVFFVIIGFLYVCGVCTVTYSVIHGFYGRPVRLSSSMKSLLRNVIPIVFTMFCGLLFAFLVFAVFGVFLFFVVVSVSFFGGEVEFGFNWLMVLFVIGLVLVLVYVQVHCVLGCVVVVVEGKWGFEALRRSGVLVKGMRLVSLWLLLFGCVTVVFPLWLHSVPLVKFEGGFDFWKSAGFVAQTVLSSSFVTLFMLISISANAVLYMYCKALHGELASEIAEEFARDYVSLPFDDEKVPHIVTVVQA, from the coding sequence ATGGATTCATCTTTTTCAGCTGAGCGCATAAACCTAACATCAATTCTCTCCCAAACAAAAAGCATAATCAACGCCCACTCTCGCCACTTCTTAgctctctctctcatctctctcctcCCCATCTCTTTCCTCATCACTATTTACCCCACCCTTCTTCTCCAATTACATTCCTCTCTCTTCGATTCTCATCTCCTTAACCCCCAAACCCTAATCCTAATCTCCACCCCAAACCCTAATTACGATTCTCCATTTTACCATTTTGCCCCTGTTGTTTTCTTTGTGATTATTGGGTTTTTATATGTTTGTGGTGTTTGTACTGTTACTTATAGTGTTATTCATGGATTTTACGGGCGCCCGGTTCGGTTAAGTTCGAGTATGAAGTCGTTGTTGAGAAATGTTATTCCTATCGTTTTTACTATGTTTTGTGGACTGTTGTTTGCTTTTTTGGTTTTTGCGGTTTTCGGggtttttttgttttttgttgtGGTGAGTGTTTCGTTTTTCGGTGGCGAGGTTGAGTTTGGGTTTAATTGGTTGATGGTGTTGTTTGTGATTGGCTTGGTGTTGGTTTTGGTGTATGTGCAAGTGCATTGTGTGTTAGGGTGTGTGGTTGTTGTGGTTGAGGGTAAGTGGGGGTTTGAGGCGTTAAGGCGGAGTGGGGTATTGGTTAAGGGGATGAGATTGGTTTcgttgtggttgttgttgtttggTTGTGTTACGGTTGTGTTTCCGTTGTGGTTGCATTCAGTGCCGTTGGTTAAGTTTGAGGGCGGTTTTGATTTTTGGAAAAGTGCGGGGTTTGTTGCGCAGACGGTGTTGAGTTCGAGTTTTGTGACGTTGTTTATGCTTATTAGTATTTCGGCTAATGCTGTGTTGTATATGTATTGCAAGGCTTTACATGGTGAGCTGGCTTCGGAGATTGCAGAGGAGTTTGCACGTGATTATGTTAGTTTGCCTTTTGATGATGAAAAGGTACCCCATATTGTTACTGTTGTGCAAGCTTGA
- the LOC141704492 gene encoding phosphate transporter PHO1 homolog 3-like: MKFGKELVSQMVPEWEEAYMNYNYLKSILKDINHFRNRNKPPPPAAAVTTNNPAGLKRRLTLYRAFSGLIQRTSSSKISSPGPMQDVESQPILVSSVNRSDGQEGYETRFLMSADEGGEYELVFFRRLDDEFNKVNKFYKAKVAEVMKEADLLNKQMNALIAFRIKVDNPQYDCPDDAIEMNRLASEVEASSVAAALSASNPDTMREKKATHMDVIDEDRSNRGELSKEDNEDNNDVVPLSSSAGENIRNRPVIKSDGSCRPPPLEILDRVTIRHPVETPRSTIKGLLNVPIQTELKFNRENMSKIEDQLKRAFVEFHNKLRLLKSYSFLNLTAFSKIMKKYDKITSRNASTSYLKMIDNSYLGNSDEVTKVMDKVEAAFIKHFSNSRRKEGLRILRPTAKRQRHRITAFLGFFAGCTVSLILALILIIRAGRILDNPGRHQYMVTLFPLYSLFAFIVLHMLMYAGNIYFWKRYRVNYPFIFGFNPITALGFREVLLLSLGLAVLALGSVLANLDMELDPKTGDYQEFTELLPLFLVVLVIAILICPFNIIYRPSRFFFLTCLFHAIGAPLYKVVLPDFVLADQFTSQVQAFRSFEFYICYYFSGNYKLRDNSCSKNDVFKTFSFIVATIPYTWRLLQCLRRFFDEKDNMQGLNGLKYFATIVAVTTRAAYSLDKSISWKVVAIMTSAIAAISGTYWDLVYDWGLLDRKSKNRWLRDKLLVPHKNVYYVAMVLNVVLRLAWLQTVLDINFTFLHRETLITVVASLEIIRRGVWNFFRLENEQLNNSEKYRAFKSVPLPFHYDEGKD; the protein is encoded by the exons ATGAAGTTTGGTAAAGAACTAGTGTCTCAGATGGTACCTGAATGGGAAGAAGCATACATGAACTACAATTATCTCAAATCTATCTTGAAAGACATAAATCATTTCAGAAACAGGAACAAACCTCCACCTCCTGCAGCAGCAGTGACTACTAATAATCCGGCTGGACTTAAACGAAGGCTAACACTTTACCGAGCTTTTAGTGGTCTGATCCAAAGAACGTCGTCGTCCAAGATATCATCACCAGGCCCCATGCAAGATGTCGAAAGCCAGCCAATTTTAGTAAGCTCTGTGAATAGATCAGATGGCCAAGAAGGGTACGAGACTAGGTTTCTCATGTCGGCAGATGAAGGAGGGGAATACGAGCTTGTTTTCTTTAGAAGACTTGATGATGAGTTCAATAAAGTTAACAAGTTCTATAAGGCTAAAGTTGCAGAGGTGATGAAGGAGGCTGACCTGTTGAATAAGCAAATGAATGCATTGATTGCTTTTCGGATAAAAGTTGATAATCCACAATATGATTGCCCTGATGATGCGATTGAGATGAATCGTCTTGCTTCGGAGGTTGAAGCTTCATCTGTAGCTGCAGCCTTATCAGCTTCAAATCCTGACACCATGAGAGAAA AAAAAGCGACTCACATGGATGTAATAGATGAAGATAGATCAAACAGAGGGGAATTATCAAAAGAGGATAATGAGGATAACAATGATGTAGTACCTTTAAGCTCAAGTGCTGGGGAGAACATCAGAAACAGACCAGTGATTAAGTCTGATGGATCTTGTAGACCACCTCCACTGGAGATACTTGACCGTGTGACAATCAGGCATCCTGTTGAAACACCTCGATCGACCATCAAAGGCTTACTTAATGTTCCTATTCAGACAGAACTGAAATTCAATAGGGAAAACATGAGCAAAATTGAAGATCAGCTTAAAAGGGCATTCGTTGAATTTCACAACAAGCTCCGGCTTCTTAAAAGCTATAG TTTCTTGAACCTTACAGCTTTTTCAAAGATCATGAAGAAATACGACAAG ATCACCTCACGAAATGCTTCCACATCGTACTTGAAAATGATTGATAATTCTTATCTTGGCAATTCTGATGAG GTTACAAAAGTTATGGATAAGGTTGAAGCTGCATTTATTAAGCATTTCTCTAATTCGCGTCGCAAGGAAGGATTGAGGATTCTAAGACCAACAGCTAAAAGACAGAGGCACAGAATAACTGCATTTTTAG GATTTTTTGCTGGATGCACAGTATCGCTCATACTCGCCCTCATTTTGATTATACGTGCCGGTCGTATTTTAGACAATCCAGGCAGGCATCAGTACATGGTAACACTGTTTCCCCTCTATAG TTTGTTCGCCTTCATCGTACTACACATGCTTATGTATGCTGGAAATATATACTTTTGGAAGCGATATAGAGTGAATTATCCCTTTATTTTTGGCTTCAATCCAATTACTGCACTAGGTTTCAGAGAAGTTCTACTACTGAGTTTAGGCCTCGCGGTCTTGGCATTAGGCAGTGTGCTAGCTAACCTTGATATGGAACTGGACCCTAAAACAGGGGATTATCAAGAATTTACTGAGCTACTTCCTCTTTTTTTAGTTGTG CTTGTAATTGCCATCCTCATCTGCCCATTCAACATTATATATCGTCCTAGCCGCTTCTTCTTTCTCACATGCCTGTTTCATGCTATCGGTGCTCCTCTATACAAG GTTGTACTACCAGATTTTGTACTGGCAGATCAATTTACTAGTCAG GTCCAAGCTTTCAGAAGCTTTGAGTTTTATATCTGTTACTATTTCTCTGGCAACTACAAGCTTAGAGATAACAGTTGCAGTAAAAATGACGTTTTTAAGACTTTCAGTTTCATCGTTGCTACTATTCCTTACACATGGCGCCTTCTGCAG TGTCTCAGGCGTTTCTTCGATGAGAAAGATAATATGCAGGGATTGAATGGATTAAAATATTTTGCTACAATTGTAGCTGTTACTACAAGGGCTGCTTACTCTCTTGACAAAAGTATTTCGTGGAAGGTGGTAGCCATAATGACCTCAGCCATTGCAGCCATCTCTGGCACATACTGGGACCTTGTGTACGATTGGGGACTCCTTGATCGGAAATCTAAAAACCGTTGGTTAAGAGACAAACTATTAGTTCCacataaaaatgtttactacgTTGCCATG GTGTTGAACGTCGTACTGAGACTTGCTTGGCTTCAAACAGTGTTGGATATCAATTTTACTTTCCTGCATAGAGAGACCCTGATCACGGTTGTAGCCAGCTTGGAAATCATTCGTCGCGGTGTATGGAACTTCTTCAG GCTGGAAAATGAACAGCTGAATAACTCGGAAAAGTACCGTGCTTTCAAGTCGGTTCCATTGCCTTTCCACTATGATGAGGGCAAGGATTGA